CAGGAATTGAAGCTTCCCAGTGCTCCGAAGCAATTTATCCGGTATATGGAAGAAGATAACCGCCCCCAGGTAGCCCTGGATGTTGATTATGAGAAAGGGATGGGAATTTCAGTAGGACGTCTTCGCCCGGACACAGTCTATGACTGGAAATTCGTAGGACTGTCTCATAATACGGTTCGCGGTGCGGCAGGCGGTGCGATACTGTGTGCAGAGACACTGAAGGCCCGGGGATATATTACAGCGAAGTAAAAAAACAGAAATATAAAGATCAGGACAGATGCTTTCAAAAGAAAAATCTGTCCTTTTTTTTGGTTGAAGCATTTATCATAAAATGCTATACTATAATTTATTGAAAGGAATCTATTGGAAAAGGGGAAGCATTATGCCGTATAAGGATGTGGAGGTATTTTCAAATGCTGCAAAGGGGAAAGTGAATATGCTGCGTGAACAGCCCGGAAAATTCTTTCTCCGTACAATTATGGCAGGTTTTTTTATTGCCGTAGCCATGATTTACAACAATGTGGTCGGAAATGTATTTAAGGACTCGGATCCGGCCTGGGGTAAGATGCTGGGAGCGATTGTATTTTCAATTGCGGTGCTGCTGATTGTGTTCATCGGAAGTGAATTGTTCACAGGAAACAATCTGGTTATGGCCTTTGGAGCCTATGACAAGGCAGTAACCTGGAAGCAGGTAGGGAAAGTGTGGCTGGTCAGCTATATTGGAAACTTCGTGGGGTGTGCTTTTTTTTCGCTGCTCTTTGTGGCTTCCGGGGCCTCAGGAACAGCAGATTATTTCGCCGGATATGTGGAGAACAAGCTGGCACTTCCGCTGGATCAGATGTTTTTTAAGGCGATTCTGTGTAACTTCTTTGTCTGTCTTGCGGTTGCATGCGGGATTAAGTGCAAGGAGGAGACCAGTAAGTTTCTGATGATCGTAATCTGTATTTCGGGATTTGTGATCTCAGGATTTGAACACTGTGTAGCGAACATGGCAACATTTACGACAGCGTATTTTTTGGTACCGGGGTTGTCAATCGGAGCAATACTGAAAAGCATGCTCGTCGTAACAATCGGAAATATCATCGGTGGTTCAGTTTTACTGGCACTGCCGCTGAGGAAAATGAGTGCAGATAAGTAATGGCAAAATCTTTATACATAGCTGAAAAGCCCAGTGTCGCACAGGAATTCGCGAAGGCTTTAAAAGAAAATATGGGCAGAAGAGACGGTTACGTTGAATCTGAGAACTTTGTAGTGACCTGGTGCGTTGGACACCTGGTGACTATGAGCTACCCTGAAAAATACGATATTAAGTATAAGAGGTGGAGTTTGGAGACCCTGCCTTTTTTACCGGAAAAATTTAAATATGAAGTTATTCCGTCAGTTCAGAAGCAGTTTCAGATTGTAAGTGCACTTTTGAACCGTGAAGATATAGACACGATTTATGTGTGTACGGACTCCGGACGAGAAGGTGAATATATCTACCGTTTGGTAGAGATGATGGCAGAGGTCAAAGATAAAAAAAGAAAACGTGTCTGGATTGATTCCCAGACAGAGGAAGAAATTTTAAGGGGAATCAAAGAGGCCAAAGATTTAAGCGAATATGATAATCTGTCAGAATCTGCCTTTTTACGTGCGAAGGAAGATTATTTAATGGGAATCAATTTTTCCCGTGTTCTTTCTCTGAAGTATGGGAATGCAGTTTCAAACTATCTGGGAACAAAGTACCAGGCTATTTCCGTAGGCAGGGTTATGACCTGTGTGCTGGGAATGGTTGTACAAAGGGAGAGAGAAATTCGTGAATTCGTGAAAACTCCCTTTTACAGAGTGCTGGCGAATATGGAACTGGGCGGACATCCCTTTGATGGAGAATGGAGAGCGGTAAAGGGGAGCAGATATTTTCAATCCCATCTGCTTTATAAAGAAAACGGTTTTCAGAAAAAAAAGGATGCGGAGCATCTGGTTCAGGAATTGATGGAAAAGCAGCCGCTTCAGGGAGTTTTGGAAAAGATTGAGAAAAAGAAGGAAAATAAAAATCCACCCCTTCTTTATAACCTCGCAGAGCTTCAGAATGATTGTGCCAGATTATTTAAGATCAGCCCTGATCAGACACTTCAGGTGGTTCAGGAGTTATATGAAAAGAAACTGGTGACCTATCCGCGTACGGATGCCCGTGTGCTTTCTACCGCAGTAGCGAAGGAAATCTCCAAGAATTTAAACGGCCTGCTTCAGTACCCGGCTGCCAGACCGGCTCTTCAGGATATCCAGGTCAGTGAAAGTTATAAAGGAATCGCGAAGACCCGTTATACAAATGATAAGCAGATTACGGATCACTATGCAATTATCCCCACGGGACAGGGATTGCAGAATCTCAATAAGCTTTCTGAGCTCTCAGGAAAAGTCTATGAGATAATCGTGAGAAGATTTTTAAGTATCTTCTATCCGCCGGCTGTCTACCAGAAACTTGCATTAACGGTTAATAAAGATGGGGAACGTTTTTTTGCAAGCTATAAGGTTTTGATTGACGAGGGATATCTTAAAGTCATGGAATATTCCTTTAGCGGAAAAAAGGAGCCCCAGGAGAAAGAGCAAAACCAGGGGAAAGAGGAGGAAACCTCATGCGATACGGAATTTTTGGAGATGTTGTCTGGATTGAAGAAGGGCTCTGTTCTTCCCATCACCGAATTTGTAATCAAGGAGGGAGAGACCTCTCCACCGAAGCGTTATACATCAGGTTCTATAATCCTTGCCATGGAAAATGCGGGACAATTGATTGAAGATGAAGAGTTAAGGGCTCAGATAAAGGGAAGTGGGATCGGCACCAGTGCTACACGGGCAGAAATATTGAAAAAACTGTTCTCCATCAAATATCTGACGTTGAATAAAAAGACCCAGGTTATTACACCGGCACTTCTGGGCGAGATGGTATTTGATGTGGTGCATGCATCCATTCGCTCTTTACTGAACCCCGAGTTGACCGCCAGTTGGGAAAAAGGACTGACCTACGTCGCAGAAGGGAGTATTTCATCCGAAGAATATATGAACAAACTGGAGACATTTGTAGCCCGTCATACGGGAAGTGTAATCGGACTCAGGAATCAGACAGTGCTAAAATCCTGTTTTGATGCGGTTGCGGTTAATTACCGGAAGTCATCTGCAAAAAAGAAGAAGAGTGAATCATAATCATTAAGGAGGTATACATGAAAGATATTACGATAGCAGAATTATACACATTGGAAGAGACGATAGCCAGGGACATCTTCACAGGGTTTACCTACCCCTGGGAGGTTCTGCCGGAAATTCACAATTTTATATTAAAACTTGGGTCTGCTCTCTCACCGGAAGAATATGAGAAGCGGGGGGAAGATATCTGGATTGCCAGAGATGCTGTAATTGCACCAACAGTTTCTATTCAGGGGCCATGTATCATCGGAAAAGGTGCCGAGATACGTCAGTGTGCATTTATCCGTGGAAACGCAATGATTGGTGAAGGGGCAGTGGTTGGAAACTCTACAGAATTAAAGAATGTGATCCTGTTCAACAGAGTACAGGTTCCACACTACAACTATGTGGGAGATTCCATACTGGGCTTTAAAGCACATATGGGGGCCGGAAGCATCACTTCCAATGTTAAGTCAGATAAAAAACTTGTGGTTGTAAAATCAGGTGAAGAAAGAATTGAGACGGGACTGAAAAAGTTTGGAGCCATGCTGGGTGATGAAGTGGAAGTAGGATGCGGAAGTGTCCTGAATCCGGGCACTGTGATTGGAAAGCAAAGCAATATCTATCCATTATCAAGTGTACGCGGTGTGGTGCCTGCGAATCATATTTTCAAGGACGCTGCGCATGTGATCGAAAAGCAATAGAAACAAGTGAAAGAAAGCCTGTAAACTGCCATGTTTACAGGCTTTCTTTATATGAAAAGTGTGAAAAAACCGCCGGCGGCAGTTTCCTTGTATGGAGCATACGGGATTCGAACCCGTGACCTCCACAATGCGAATGTGGCGCGCTCCCAACTGCGCTAATACCCCGAAATGGAAGCAAGGGGGCTCGAACCCCTGACCTTTCGCGTGTGAGGCGAACGCTCATCCCGGCTGAGCTATGCTTCCATAGATACAATTATAGCACTTTGAAAGCAAAAATCAATCTAAAATAATTGATTTGATGTATAATTTGTAACCAAATTGTAACCGTTCAGCCAGCAGCTCGATTCCGCCATGCTTCAACTCGTTATATCATATGGATAGTAGCGGAAAAGTTACAGTGAATGTGGTCCCATCCTCTGCGGTGCTTGTCGCTTTGATGCTTCCTTTATGATTATAAACAATTGTCTGGGCAATTGACAGTCCGAGTCCATAGCCGCCTGTGTCCCGGGATCTCGATTTACTTGCCCGGTAAAAGCGTTCAAATATATGCTCCAGATCCTCCTTTGCTATAAGTGGACCGGTATTTTTGACACGCAGTACCGTATGCTCATGTTTCTGTCCCAGTGTAACATGTATGGTTCCATTTTTTGCATATTTGCAGGCATTGTCCAGGAGAATCATCAAAAGCTGTTTTAACTGTTTCTCGTTTCCTGACACAAAGATATCATCTTGGATATCTTCTGTCATGGCGGTTTTTTGCTCATAAGTAACTGATTCAAAGGGAAGAATACATTCCCACACAATCTGAGAGAAATTAAGAGATATATGAGGAGCAGGCGGAGCAGAATCCGCATCCTCCCTGGCCAGGAACAGGAGATCCTGCAGCAGCTCTTTCATCCGGATGGCCTCTTCTTCCGTGTTGTCAATCCACTTCTTTTCCGCTGCAATCGTATGATCTGTATGAGACTTCAATATATCAAGATTGGCGAGGATTACGGTCAGAGGAGTTTTCAGTTCATGGGAGGCATCAGCCACGAACTGATGCTGTTGAACCCATGCTTTCTGAACCGGGCTGAGTGCTCTTTTGGACAGATATACACTGATAAAAAATGAAGTCAGAAGTACAAGGAAAAAAATCAGCACGGATATTATTATCAGGCTGCGCATACTGTTCTTTTCGTTCGTAATATCTGCAAATGCAATTTTTATGCCGGCGTCAGTTTTGTCTATTTTAAAACGAAGATCCATATTCTGAATTGTACCAGAAGATTTTCCTAATGATAAGGCGGCATCTGCCGCTTTCTGCGCAGTGTCGATGTCAACCTGGATACCACTGTCATTGACGCCGGAAACTGTATTAGAATCCTTTTCGAGCATGACAGTAAATACAAAGATTCTTCCGACTCCGCCAGCGTCTGATCTTGGCGGCGGATTATTATCTCTGTCGCGGAAATCAATGGCTGGTTTTAAATCCTCTAAATTTCTTGACAAGGTCTGATCGATGGCCACTATGCTGTCAGCATAAAATCTTCTATAGCTGGATATACACATGACGACCAGAGCTGTCAGGATGACAGCGGTTACAAAAACCATATTTGTAATGACAAACTTTTTTCGCAGCTTTTTAAGCATTCTTTTTTTCCTCCAGGCGATAGCCTACTTTCCGGACCGCTGTGATACCTGCCTCAGAACCCAGATAAAAAAACTTTTTGCGGAGAAAGGAGATATAAGCCTCTACATTATTGTCTTCCGCATCGGAGTCATTTCCCCATACATTTTCAATGAGAGATTCTTTTGAAATAATAATATTGGAATTTATTATCAGTATTTTTAAAATTTCAAATTCTTTAAAGCTTAGATGAATGTTTCTGCCTTTACACCAGAGATCATTGGTGGACAGAATAAGCCGCAGATCCCCAAACTGCAATTCCTCAAAGATTACTTCACCGGTCCGCCTGGAAAGTGCGCGGATTCTCGCCAGCAGTTCCCCTGGCTCAAAGGGCTTGGTCATATAATCATCTGCACCGTGGTCCAGTCCGGCTATTTTATCACTCACGTCGTCTTTGGCGGTAAGGAGGAGGACGGGAGTCTGAAGTCCCTGCCTTCGTATTTCATGGACAACAGAAAAACCATCCATTCCGGGCAGCATTACATCCAGTATGATTACATCATAATTTCCATTTACAGCATAATCCAGACCGTCCGTTCCGGTGTAAACCACGTCGCATAAATATTTGGACTCCATCATAATTTCACGCAGTGCCTCCGCCAGACGGATTTCGTCTTCTACAATCAGTACATTCATCTCCATCCTCCTCTCTGGTGTTCTCCTAATTATATAATTCTTTCCTTTATGTTTCAACAAGAAGAAATTCCTTAAAATGTTTTTTATCTATCATTATCTGGAGTATACACATAGAAGCTGAAATAAAGCTGAAAACCAATTTTAAGGTAAATTTAAGCTAAGGGGAATAAGATATGTGCATGATAAGGAAACGGAGGAAACGATATGAAAACAGCAGCTATCCCAATACAAGAAGTTTTTAAGAGAACTGAAAAGAAATATCTGCTCACAAAAAGACAGATGGAAACGATTCAGGCAGCGCTGGCAGAGAGGATGGAGGCGGACGTATATGGGAAATATTCGATTTATAATATATACTTTGATACGCTTGATTTCAGGTTAATTCGAACATCTATAGAAAAACCTGTATATAAAGAAAAAATCAGGCCTCGCAGCTATTGCATCCCAAGTGAAGAGGACAAAGTATTTCTGGAATTAAAGAAGAAATCGCAAGGTGTGGTGGGTAAGAGACGTGTTACGCTGACGCTTGAAGAGGCCGAGAAGTATCTGCTCTTTGGAGTTTACCCGAAGTGTGCCGACTGTCAGATACTACATGAGATTGATTTCGCAATCGATAGGTATCAGGTTGTTCCAGCGGCATATATAGCTTATGACCGTGTGGCATTATCTGGTCTTGAAGACACAAATCTCCGCATAACGTTTGACGAACATATTACCTGTCGGCAGACAGATCTGCAGCTTGGGAAAGAAAGATATGGAATTTCGCTTCTAGAAGACGACCAACTTCTCATGGAGATAAAAATTCCGGGGGCAATGCCGGTCTGGCTTGCGAAGCTTTTATCAGAACTGAAGATTTTCCCGGTATCTTATTCTAAATATGGCACTTATTATAAACGGTATCTCTTACCGGAGCGGTATCTGCTCTATCAGAAATCACTGCAGAGATTCGCACATGCAAAAGGGGGTGTTGGCATTGCTTAATAGTATTTTATTATCCGCAGATACATCTGCAGTCAGTGTGGAGCAATTTCTGATATGCACCGCTGCATCTTTAATACTTGGAGTTATGATCGCACTTGTACACTGCTATAAAAACAGAGCCTCAAAGAACTTTCTGCTTACACTGGCTATTCTGCCGGTAATTGTACAGGTAGTTATTATGATCGTAAACGGAAATCTCGGAACGGGTGTTGCTGTCA
The window above is part of the Novisyntrophococcus fermenticellae genome. Proteins encoded here:
- a CDS encoding formate/nitrite transporter family protein, producing MPYKDVEVFSNAAKGKVNMLREQPGKFFLRTIMAGFFIAVAMIYNNVVGNVFKDSDPAWGKMLGAIVFSIAVLLIVFIGSELFTGNNLVMAFGAYDKAVTWKQVGKVWLVSYIGNFVGCAFFSLLFVASGASGTADYFAGYVENKLALPLDQMFFKAILCNFFVCLAVACGIKCKEETSKFLMIVICISGFVISGFEHCVANMATFTTAYFLVPGLSIGAILKSMLVVTIGNIIGGSVLLALPLRKMSADK
- a CDS encoding polyphosphate polymerase domain-containing protein — protein: MKTAAIPIQEVFKRTEKKYLLTKRQMETIQAALAERMEADVYGKYSIYNIYFDTLDFRLIRTSIEKPVYKEKIRPRSYCIPSEEDKVFLELKKKSQGVVGKRRVTLTLEEAEKYLLFGVYPKCADCQILHEIDFAIDRYQVVPAAYIAYDRVALSGLEDTNLRITFDEHITCRQTDLQLGKERYGISLLEDDQLLMEIKIPGAMPVWLAKLLSELKIFPVSYSKYGTYYKRYLLPERYLLYQKSLQRFAHAKGGVGIA
- a CDS encoding sensor histidine kinase, translated to MLKKLRKKFVITNMVFVTAVILTALVVMCISSYRRFYADSIVAIDQTLSRNLEDLKPAIDFRDRDNNPPPRSDAGGVGRIFVFTVMLEKDSNTVSGVNDSGIQVDIDTAQKAADAALSLGKSSGTIQNMDLRFKIDKTDAGIKIAFADITNEKNSMRSLIIISVLIFFLVLLTSFFISVYLSKRALSPVQKAWVQQHQFVADASHELKTPLTVILANLDILKSHTDHTIAAEKKWIDNTEEEAIRMKELLQDLLFLAREDADSAPPAPHISLNFSQIVWECILPFESVTYEQKTAMTEDIQDDIFVSGNEKQLKQLLMILLDNACKYAKNGTIHVTLGQKHEHTVLRVKNTGPLIAKEDLEHIFERFYRASKSRSRDTGGYGLGLSIAQTIVYNHKGSIKATSTAEDGTTFTVTFPLLSI
- a CDS encoding acyltransferase, which produces MKDITIAELYTLEETIARDIFTGFTYPWEVLPEIHNFILKLGSALSPEEYEKRGEDIWIARDAVIAPTVSIQGPCIIGKGAEIRQCAFIRGNAMIGEGAVVGNSTELKNVILFNRVQVPHYNYVGDSILGFKAHMGAGSITSNVKSDKKLVVVKSGEERIETGLKKFGAMLGDEVEVGCGSVLNPGTVIGKQSNIYPLSSVRGVVPANHIFKDAAHVIEKQ
- a CDS encoding response regulator transcription factor — translated: MNVLIVEDEIRLAEALREIMMESKYLCDVVYTGTDGLDYAVNGNYDVIILDVMLPGMDGFSVVHEIRRQGLQTPVLLLTAKDDVSDKIAGLDHGADDYMTKPFEPGELLARIRALSRRTGEVIFEELQFGDLRLILSTNDLWCKGRNIHLSFKEFEILKILIINSNIIISKESLIENVWGNDSDAEDNNVEAYISFLRKKFFYLGSEAGITAVRKVGYRLEEKKNA
- a CDS encoding DNA topoisomerase — its product is MAKSLYIAEKPSVAQEFAKALKENMGRRDGYVESENFVVTWCVGHLVTMSYPEKYDIKYKRWSLETLPFLPEKFKYEVIPSVQKQFQIVSALLNREDIDTIYVCTDSGREGEYIYRLVEMMAEVKDKKRKRVWIDSQTEEEILRGIKEAKDLSEYDNLSESAFLRAKEDYLMGINFSRVLSLKYGNAVSNYLGTKYQAISVGRVMTCVLGMVVQREREIREFVKTPFYRVLANMELGGHPFDGEWRAVKGSRYFQSHLLYKENGFQKKKDAEHLVQELMEKQPLQGVLEKIEKKKENKNPPLLYNLAELQNDCARLFKISPDQTLQVVQELYEKKLVTYPRTDARVLSTAVAKEISKNLNGLLQYPAARPALQDIQVSESYKGIAKTRYTNDKQITDHYAIIPTGQGLQNLNKLSELSGKVYEIIVRRFLSIFYPPAVYQKLALTVNKDGERFFASYKVLIDEGYLKVMEYSFSGKKEPQEKEQNQGKEEETSCDTEFLEMLSGLKKGSVLPITEFVIKEGETSPPKRYTSGSIILAMENAGQLIEDEELRAQIKGSGIGTSATRAEILKKLFSIKYLTLNKKTQVITPALLGEMVFDVVHASIRSLLNPELTASWEKGLTYVAEGSISSEEYMNKLETFVARHTGSVIGLRNQTVLKSCFDAVAVNYRKSSAKKKKSES